In Aquificaceae bacterium, the sequence GGAGCCCATGGTGCGCATCCTTTCTGAAATCGCAGGCGGGGGGTCACTCCCCGCATATCTAACTCCCTGCAAGAATACAATCAAAATCTTTTTCATTAAGAAATTTTCTAATCGCTCTGTCTCTTCGGTCACGCTGAGCCTTGCTCCCTCTACTGTGGAAGCACCGTTTATGACAGGAGGGGGGAGGGGTTATTATGCTTAAGAAAGTCTTCGTAAAGACGCTCCCTCTTGTTCCTTACGCTGGCACCCTTGGGGTGTTTTCTGCCTGCGGTTGTGGGCACTGTCCCGCATGCCTTGGGGCTTCAGCCAGCGTGGTGGGTCTTGCCCTGCTTATAGGTAGTAAAAAGCTCCTTTCCTCTATAAGGGGAGGGGAGGCTGAGGGGGAAGGGGGTAAACATACAAGGAGGTGTGAGCCATGAAAAGTCTGCTGGTCTTTTTGCTCCTTAGCCTCTCCTTTGCCTCTGCCCAGCTGAGGGTAGTTGCCACCTACCCATGGATAGGGGAGCTGGTGAAGGAAGTGGGTGGGGACAGGGTAAGGGTGCATGTTATAGCCCGTCCGGATGAAGATTTTCACTTTGTGGTGCCAAGACCTTCTCATATAGCAAAGCTAAGGGATGCGGACCTGCTGGTTATAAACGGTGCGAGCCTTGAAGTTGGCTTTCTTCCACCACTCCTTCAGCAGTCCAACAATCCAAGAATTCAGCCGGGAAGGGAGGGTTTTCTGGATCTCTCGGAGTTTGTCCAGATAATAGAAAAGCCTGAGAGGGTTTCCAGAGAGATGGGGGACGTGCATCCGGAGGGAAATCCTCACTACGTGTATGACCCCTACAACATTCCAGTGCTCGCAAAAGCGGTCACCGAAAGGATGTGTCAGCTCAGGCAGTCTGAATGCTCTTTCTACAGGTCAAACCTTGAGGACTTCCTCAGAAGATGGAATGCAAAGCTGAAGGAATGGGACGAGGGCTTTTTAAAGCTCAGAGGCTTGAAAGTTATCCAGTGGCATAAAACCTACAACTATCTCTTTAATCGCTATGGAATACAGACTATAGGCACCTTAGAGCCTATTCCTGGTATTCCCCCCACCGCAAGACATCTTGAACAGCTTGTGTCCTCCGCAAAAGGTCAGGGGGTGAGGTATGTGGTCATTGAGGGCTTCAGGGCTGGAGAGAGAAGGACTGCCCAGAGGGTGGCAGAGCAAATAGGTGCAAAGGTGGCTATACTTCCCAGCGACGTGGGCTCCGAAGGTGCAAAAAGCCTTTTTGAAATGTATGACATAATCCTGAGGAGGCTATCTCAGTGATATGGGACTTGTTTCTTTCCAGCTTTCTTCTCTCTGTGTTGCTTGTGGGCATTCATGCCTACTTTGGCAGGGAGATAGTCCGCAGGGGTATAATCTTCACAGACATTGCGGTGGCTCAGTTTTCAGGGGTGGGCATTGCCCTCTCCCTCATGCTCTTTCATGGAGAATATACCTACTTATTTTCCTTGTTCTTTGGCCTGCTTGCCAGCCTTCTCATAGCCCTGTCTCAAAGGCTTAAAGATTATGCTGAAGCCTTCATAGGTCTTCTCTACGCCCTTGGCTTTTCCCTTGTAGTTCTTATACTGTCCTTCTCTGCCCATGGCATGGAGGAGCTCAAAAGGCTCACAGCCAGCGACATCCTTTTCGTAAGACTTGAAGAGGTGTTAAAAACCGCATTCATATACTCCGCCATCGGCATAATGCTATACCTTCGCAGGTATCTCAGAGGGCTTCTGCGGGAGCTTTCCTTTTTTGCCCTATTTTCCCTTACCCTTGCCAGCTCAGTCAAGCTTGCTGGCGTGCTTGTGGTCTTCTCTCTTCTTGTATCCCCTGCCCTCGTTTCTCTGCTTCTGGGTAGGGGGCTTGTCTTTGCCTGGGTATGGGGGACCTTCTGGAGCTTTCTGGCAATAGCCCTTTCCTTCTGGCTTGATATGCCCACTGGATATAGTCTTGTTTTCTTACACTCTCTAATGGGGCTTGCTGTGTTTATAATTAAAATGGCTAAATGAAGGTGTTGATACTCACCTCTTCTTTTGGTGGGGGGCATAACAGCGTTGCAAGGGCTATCAAAAGAGCCCTTGAGGAAAACTACTCTGCAAGCGTCAGGATAGAAGACCCCTACCACCTCATGAACCCGAGACTGAACCAGATTAACGCAAGGTTCTACGTATACATGATGAAATACTTTCCCGGAGTTTACGGGCTTTTTTACAACTCCACCTATGACCTTGAAAAGGACAGCATCCTTAACTTTCTCCTCTCCCTTCCGGGCATTGATAAGCTGAGGGAGCTTTTAGAAGAAGAAAGACCGGATGCGGTGGTGGCGGTCTACCCTACCTACGCGGGCATGCTCAGGATACTTAGAGAGAGAGGCTTTTCTGTTCCGAAGAGTTTTGTGGTGATAACGGACTTCGTTGCCCATGTGCAGTGGCTTCATGACGGTATAGATGTTTACTTCGTGCCTTCAGAGGAGGTAAAGTTTCACTTACACAGAAAGGGTGTGGTCTGCGGATGGGTTCAAGTCACGGGTATACCCATAAATCCCGAGTTTGAGAAGTTCCGGGAAAGAGACAGGGACACAGTCCTCATAAGTGCAGGTATGTTTGGTATGACCCCCTCCGTTATGGAGATATGTAAGGTGGTCGAAGAAGTTGTTCCCCGGAACCTAAAAATAACACTGCTGTGTGGCACCGACAGAAGACTTTATCAGAAGGTGAAAATGAGATTCAGAAGGGTTGAGGCGGTTGAAGGAGTCCTCACCCACGAAGAGATGGCGAGATATATGGGTAGGTCTGTTCTTCTCATATCAAAGGCAGGTGGCATAACCACTTCAGAAGCTCTTTCTGCAGAGACACCTCTTCTCGTCTACAGACCACTCCCCGGTCAGGAATACTACAACGCTCTGTATCTTCTGAAAAACGAGGCGGGAATGGTTGCCGGCAACAGGAGAGAGCTCGGTAGAGTCCTGAGGTTCTTCTTTGAAGATAGCCAGTTCAGGGAATCTCTTAGAGAAAACATAAGAAGGCTCAGGAAGCCCCATTCTTCCCTTTCAGTAGCCAGAGGTATACATGATGCCCTGCAGAAAGAAGGTTTAGGGTTATAAGAAGGAGCTCAAAGGGTAGCAGGTTTAGGCTCACGTCAAGAAGGTTCAGAAAAAGGACAAGCATAACAAAAAGATACTGATAGAAGGTGACGAGCTTTCCAAGAATTGAAACCTTTACCCTGTGTCTGATGAGGGTTGCATAAGCGCCCACAGGTGCGAGAGCAATGTCCTGCCCCACCGTTAGCAGAACAGCCCACCAGCTCACGTCAATCTTGAGCGGTGCAAAATAAAGGGCAAGAAAAGCAAGAGCTACAAATATCCTGTCCGATACGGGGTCTACAACCTTTCCAGCCTCACTCTCTACCCTGAACCTCCTTGCCAGAAAGCCATCCAGCTTGTCGCTGAAGACACCTAGAATAAAAACAAGGAGCCCTTCTCCAAGCCTGCCTTTAAGCAGGAAAAACAGAAAGAGCAGTCCAAGCAGGATTCTGGTAGAGCTTAGCAGGCTTGGCAGGAGCCTTAGCCTTTTTCCTCTAACCCTTATGAAGAGAATATTCCCTCCTCCTTCATATCTGTGTAGTTCTTCTGGCAGGCGGTGTAGTAGTGTATAAGAGCGGGAACTTGCTTTTCTCTCAAAGCCTTACACCTTCTTCCAATGCTATCCTGTGTATGGGCTTTTCCTCTTCACCCTCTGGATACGGCACCACTTTCATGGGTGCTTTTATAAGCAGGTCTATGTCTCCCCCTCTTTCCGCAGGGTCTGTCCTTGAGCCAAAGAGATAGACCTCCACCTCCTTGCCAAAGACCTCCTCTGCAGTTTCCCTTATTGACCTGAGAGTCTTTTCAGAAAGCCTCACCCTTCCTTCCATGCGGGCACTTCAAGCCAGAGGTATTCCTCCCTTTCCGGACCTGTGGAAAGCATCACTATGGGAACACCCAGATAGCTCTGGATAAAGTCAAGGTAGGAGAGGGCTTGCTCTGGAAGGCTTTGTAGGTCTTTTGCCCCCTTGGTGTCTCTTAGCCAGCCCTTAA encodes:
- a CDS encoding zinc ABC transporter substrate-binding protein, with amino-acid sequence MKSLLVFLLLSLSFASAQLRVVATYPWIGELVKEVGGDRVRVHVIARPDEDFHFVVPRPSHIAKLRDADLLVINGASLEVGFLPPLLQQSNNPRIQPGREGFLDLSEFVQIIEKPERVSREMGDVHPEGNPHYVYDPYNIPVLAKAVTERMCQLRQSECSFYRSNLEDFLRRWNAKLKEWDEGFLKLRGLKVIQWHKTYNYLFNRYGIQTIGTLEPIPGIPPTARHLEQLVSSAKGQGVRYVVIEGFRAGERRTAQRVAEQIGAKVAILPSDVGSEGAKSLFEMYDIILRRLSQ
- a CDS encoding metal ABC transporter permease — its product is MIWDLFLSSFLLSVLLVGIHAYFGREIVRRGIIFTDIAVAQFSGVGIALSLMLFHGEYTYLFSLFFGLLASLLIALSQRLKDYAEAFIGLLYALGFSLVVLILSFSAHGMEELKRLTASDILFVRLEEVLKTAFIYSAIGIMLYLRRYLRGLLRELSFFALFSLTLASSVKLAGVLVVFSLLVSPALVSLLLGRGLVFAWVWGTFWSFLAIALSFWLDMPTGYSLVFLHSLMGLAVFIIKMAK
- a CDS encoding glycosyltransferase, which codes for MKVLILTSSFGGGHNSVARAIKRALEENYSASVRIEDPYHLMNPRLNQINARFYVYMMKYFPGVYGLFYNSTYDLEKDSILNFLLSLPGIDKLRELLEEERPDAVVAVYPTYAGMLRILRERGFSVPKSFVVITDFVAHVQWLHDGIDVYFVPSEEVKFHLHRKGVVCGWVQVTGIPINPEFEKFRERDRDTVLISAGMFGMTPSVMEICKVVEEVVPRNLKITLLCGTDRRLYQKVKMRFRRVEAVEGVLTHEEMARYMGRSVLLISKAGGITTSEALSAETPLLVYRPLPGQEYYNALYLLKNEAGMVAGNRRELGRVLRFFFEDSQFRESLRENIRRLRKPHSSLSVARGIHDALQKEGLGL
- a CDS encoding CDP-alcohol phosphatidyltransferase family protein: MPEELHRYEGGGNILFIRVRGKRLRLLPSLLSSTRILLGLLFLFFLLKGRLGEGLLVFILGVFSDKLDGFLARRFRVESEAGKVVDPVSDRIFVALAFLALYFAPLKIDVSWWAVLLTVGQDIALAPVGAYATLIRHRVKVSILGKLVTFYQYLFVMLVLFLNLLDVSLNLLPFELLLITLNLLSAGHHVYLWLLKGKNGAS